In Macadamia integrifolia cultivar HAES 741 chromosome 1, SCU_Mint_v3, whole genome shotgun sequence, a single window of DNA contains:
- the LOC122083961 gene encoding heparan-alpha-glucosaminide N-acetyltransferase-like, protein MKTMYELIKGEDNPNSRKTYTVKDIEGGGGGGDASTASTSKKHQSQRLASLDVFRGVTVATMIFVDHAGGLFPVINHSPWNGITLADFVFPFFLFIVGVSLALAYKKPELRCTATKKSILRAMKLSLLGLLLQGGYLHRVFDLSYGVDLTKIRLMGILQRIAIAYLVSALCEIWLKSNEEDMENSRASHLLRYRFQWIVAFTLSTIYLILLYYLYVPDWEFQINEKGSLKTFKVNCGVRGDTGPACNAAGMIDRRLLGIPHLYSKPVYARTEQCSINSPDYGPLPSNAPSWCQAPFDPEGLLSSVMGIVSCLIGLHFGHIIVHFREHKERVLNWMIPASILVVFGFMLNLSGMHFNKALYSLSYMCVTTGVAGIFLAGTYMLVDVYGWRRPTMVMELLGKHALLIFILAASNVVPIFLQGFYWKKPENNILRLIIGS, encoded by the coding sequence atgaagaCGATGTATGAGCTTATCAAGGGAGAAGACAATCCGAATTCTAGAAAAACCTACACAGTTAAAGACatagaaggaggaggaggaggaggagatgcATCCACAGCTTCAACTTCCAAGAAACATCAGTCACAGCGCCTCGCGTCGCTTGATGTTTTTCGCGGTGTTACAGTCGCGACGATGATATTCGTGGACCATGCCGGCGGTCTATTTCCGGTGATCAATCACTCTCCATGGAATGGTATCACTCTTGCAGATTTTGTATTCCCATTCTTCTTATTTATCGTCGGAGTTTCACTTGCACTTGCTTATAAGAAGCCGGAGCTCCGGTGTACTGCAACAAAGAAGTCAATTCTTCGGGCAATGAAGTTATCATTACTAGGGTTACTTCTCCAAGGAGGTTACCTTCATAGGGTTTTTGATCTTAGCTATGGGGTCGACTTAACCAAAATTAGGTTAATGGGTATATTACAACGAATTGCAATTGCCTATTTGGTATCTGCATTATGTGAGATATGGCTGAAGAGTAATGAAGAAGACATGGAAAATTCTAGGGCATCTCATCTGTTAAGATATCGTTTTCAATGGATTGTGGCCTTTACCTTAAGTACAATATACCTGATTTTACTATATTACCTATATGTACCTGATTGGGAATTTCAGATTAATGAGAAGGGTTCATTGAAGACATTTAAAGTGAATTGTGGAGTTAGGGGTGACACTGGACCTGCTTGCAATGCCGCCGGGATGATCGACCGGAGATTATTAGGGATTCCACATTTATATTCAAAACCAGTATATGCTCGAACGGAGCAATGCAGTATCAATTCGCCGGATTATGGGCCACTTCCTAGTAATGCACCTTCATGGTGTCAAGCTCCATTTGATCCAGAAGGTCTGTTAAGCTCAGTAATGGGGATTGTTAGTTGCTTAATTGGGTTACATTTTGGGCATATTATTGTGCATTTTAGAGAACACAAGGAGAGGGTTTTAAATTGGATGATACCTGCATCAATTCTAGTAGTATTTGGATTTATGTTGAATCTTTCTGGGATGCATTTTAATAAGGCCCTTTACAGTTTAAGTTACATGTGTGTAACAACCGGTGTCGCCGGAATTTTCCTCGCCGGAACTTATATGCTAGTGGATGTTTATGGGTGGCGGCGGCCAACAATGGTGATGGAATTGTTGGGGAAGCATGCATTGTTGATTTTTATCCTTGCAGCTAGCAATGTTGTACCTATTTTTCTACAAGGGTTTTACTGGAAGAAGCCTGAGAACAACATTTTGAGATTAATAATTGGGAGTTGA